One region of Pogona vitticeps strain Pit_001003342236 chromosome 1, PviZW2.1, whole genome shotgun sequence genomic DNA includes:
- the PKP3 gene encoding plakophilin-3, whose protein sequence is MLQGSRPSRTPSTPENGVCSLALPSDQQLDRKNREAQESELLKSARVQEQVRMRMLQKSQAGPRPNGAGLDYAELRGGNASSGQYGTLQQQFSSRSQTNGIDHKGPIYKPIAQKGYNTLKSTSWSSRSAVDLRPNKRIATIGNGVGPKGPVYGTSYTLSQAAASRPRSFHERNYRAHQNFDTMSLHSLRLADGPGSPGGVEDHYSIMSEQVDPLAQATLYKNRGGGGGGGAFRRSYTFERQMSAGANVCPKGAVDWMDGVEPPQNRAVIRAPAMRTLQRFQSNNRSRFSTGSFSGIQASQGVAGNSYAGVLERTSRAPSVRSLAESNHHLQDLHAIDMYDGQNNTLMRQQSFSGGFDDIDLPSAVKYLMASDPNLQVLGAAYIQHKCYSDSDAKKQARSLQAVPKLVKLFNSPNQEVQRHATGAMRNLIYDNAENKLALVEENGIYELMRTLREQDDELRKNVTGIFWNLSSSDNLKDRLARDTLEQLTDLVLTPLSGSGSAAIIQQNASEAEIFYNATGFLRNLSSASQQTRQKMRECHGLVDSMVNYINSSLEVGKSEDKSVENAVCVMRNLSYRLYDEMPPSALQRLEGHKRNDGATMTSELVGCFSPQSRRARELHMNSDIVTFTEVSKDPKGMEWLWNPQILGTYNQLLQRCELNKNTTEAAAGALQNITAGDRRWAGVLSRVALEQERILNPVLDRVRTADHNQLRPLTGLIRNLSRNARNKDEMSTKVVSHLIEKLPGSPGDKWPPTDVVVNIIAVLNNLVVESPIAARDIVYFDGLRKLFYIKKKRDSLDNEKSSRAASSLLTNMWQYTKLHRDYKTKGYRKEDFLGL, encoded by the exons gTGGAAATGCCTCCAGTGGCCAATATGGCACCCTACAGCAGCAGTTCAGCTCCCGATCCCAAACAAACGGCATAGATCACAAGGGCCCT ATTTACAAACCAATTGCACAGAAAGGTTACAACACTCTGAAATCGACCAGCTGGTCATCTCGCTCAGCAGTGGATCTCAGACCTAACAAGAGGATAGCCACCATCGGCAATGGTGTTGGGCCAAAGGGCCCAGTTTATGGCACAAGTTACACTCTGTCTCAAGCTGCTGCCTCCCGCCCTAGGTCTTTCCATGAGCGTAACTACCGGGCCCATCAAAACTTTGACACCATGTCTCTGCACTCCTTGCGCCTGGCGGATGGGCCGGGCAGCCCTGGGGGTGTGGAGGATCACTACAGCATCATGTCTGAGCAGGTGGATCCCCTGGCCCAGGCAACCCTCTACAAAAAcaggggaggtggtggtggcggcggcgctTTCAGGAGATCATACACGTTTGAAAGGCAGATGAGTGCAGGTGCAAATGTTTGCCCCAAGGGGGCCGTTGACTGGATGGATGGTGTGGAGCCCCCCCAGAATAGGGCTGTCATCCGTGCGCCTGCCATGCGCACACTGCAGCGCTTCCAGAGCAACAACCGGTCCCGCTTCAGCACTGGCTCCTTCAGTGGCATCCAGGCCTCTCAAGGTGTGGCTGGGAACTCCTATGCAGGAGTATTGGAACGCACTTCCCGGGCCCCATCCGTGCGCAGCTTGGCTGAGTCCAACCACCATCTGCAAGACCTGCATGCCATTGACATGTATGATGGTCAAAACAACACCCTGATGCGCCAGCAGTCTTTCTCTGGAGG GTTTGATGACATTGACCTTCCATCTGCAGTGAAATACCTGATGGCCAGTGACCCCAACCTACAGGTCCTTGGAGCTGCTTATATCCAGCACAAGTGCTACAGTGACAGTGATGCCAAGAAACAG GCCCGTAGCCTCCAAGCCGTACCTAAGCTAGTGAAGCTCTTCAATAGTCCTAATCAAGAGGTGCAGCGCCATGCCACAGGTGCCATGCGCAACCTTATCTATGACAATGCTGAAAACAAGCTGGCACTGGTAGAGGAAAATGGGATCTATGAACTGATGCGCACTTTGCGTGAGCAAGATGATGAATTACGCAAGAATGTTACAG GCATCTTCTGGAATCTGTCTTCCAGTGATAACCTTAAGGACCGCCTGGCTCGTGACACCCTAGAGCAGCTCACAGACCTGGTCTTGACCCCTCTGTCTGGTTCAGGCAGTGCTGCAATAATTCAACAAAATGCCTCTGAAGCAGAAATTTTCTACAATGCCACTGGCTTCCTCAG GAATCTCAGTTCTGCCAGCCAGCAAACCCGGCAGAAGATGCGTGAGTGCCATGGGCTGGTGGACTCCATGGTCAATTACATCAACAGTTCACTGGAAGTGGGGAAGTCAGAGGACAAG AGCGTAGAGAACGCAGTCTGTGTGATGCGCAACCTCTCCTACCGTCTGTACGATGAGATGCCTCCTTCAGCCCTCCAGCGGCTTGAAGGCCACAAGAGGAACGACGGGGCTACCATGACAAGTGAGCTGGTGGGATGCTTCAGCCCACAGAGCAGGAGGGCCCGAGAG CTCCACATGAACTCCGATATTGTGACTTTCACAGAAGTCTCTAAGGATCCCAAGGGGATGGAGTGGCTCTGGAACCCTCAGATTCTTGGCACGTACAACCAGCTGTTACAGAGATGCGAACTGAACAAGAACACCACAGAGGCAGCCGCAGGGGCTCTTCAGAACATCACAGCAGGAGACAGGAGG TGGGCTGGTGTCCTCAGCAGAGTGGCTTTGGAACAAGAGAGAATCCTGAACCCAGTGCTGGACAGAGTCCGCACAGCTGACCATAACCAGCTTCGCCCACTGACTGGTCTGATCCGCAACTTGTCCCGGAATGCACGCAATAAAGATGAGATGT CAACCAAAGTGGTGAGCCATTTGATCGAGAAACTTCCAGGCAGCCCTGGAGACAAGTGGCCCCCGACGGATGTGGTGGTCAACATCATTGCAGTTCTGAACAACTTGGTTGTGGAAAGCCCCATCGCTGCCCGTGATATCGTCTACTTCGATGGCCTGCGCAAGCTCTTCTACATCAAGAAGAAAAGGGACAG cttGGATAATGAGAAGTCTTCCAGAGCTGCTTCCAGCCTCCTGACCAACATGTGGCAGTACACTAAGCTTCATCGGGATTATAAGACC AAGGGCTATCGAAAAGAGGATTTTCTTGGTCTATAA